From Lewinellaceae bacterium:
AGAGAAAAACCTGGGCAGGCAACTCGTAAAAGTGGTCGAAACGTATGGATTGCAGGAGTTGGGGAAGAGGTAGGAGGATATTGCTGTATTGTTAAATTGTTAAATTGTTGGCGGCGGCTGTACTGCAAGGGTATTCAAAGTTCAATGGCATTCCTGGAAATCAATAATTGACACACCGTTATTTGAATAATCCCAAGCAATATAACCATCCCTGCCCGCCAGGCGAGACGCCAAGCGGCCTGGCAGGCAGCAATCCAACAATTTAACAATCCAGCAATCCAGCCCTATAACAATACAACAATAAACTACCCCCCGGCAACTACTCCGTCTCCACCCCTTCCAGTTCGTGTTTATAATAATCCACGCAGGCGCCGTAGACCCATCCCTGCTGGCCCTTGCGGGTTTTGACCTTTACCCAGGGCTCGTTGGTGACGAGGTTTTCGCCGAGCTTGATCTCCTGGGTGGAATCGGATACCTCGCCCAGGAACTCCACTTCATCGTACAGTTTCAGGCGGTCGACAATGCGGTTGTTGAGCCCCGGGCCGGTGCGCATATTCACCCCGTTGACGATAACGTAAAGGATAGGCACCCGCACCTTTTCCACCTGCGGTTCGGGGTTGATGGGCTGAATGCTGGTATCCAGGGGCACGATGTCCGTCGAGAGGCGTTCCATCGAATCGGCCCTGGCTTGCTCCGCCGCATCAAAAGCAGCTTGTTGCTTATAGCGGCGCTGCGTGCTGCTGCACTTGGACACCGCCCACATCATAAAGCCGATAAAAAAAATGCCGATAACGAAAATTTCCACTTTGGGCAACAGGCCAGGTTTCTTGCTCATAAACAAATTGTTTTGGGGATATGGATTTTTTGAAAAATCTCCGTAAATTAGTGGCTCTGCGATTTGATCTATTTGAGTGCGTGACATATTCGCGGGTTTTAAGGCAGTCGTCTGACGACTTTGAGTCGTCTGACGACTTTCGACTTCGATTGCCCTGCCGCTACCCCGCTTTTTTGTCACGCACTCGATCTATTTCGAAAGGAACAGGCGCTCCTTCCAGGCTCCTTTTAAAGTAACGCTTTTCTTCTTTCTCACAGTAACGTACAACGGAAACCGAACGGCTGAAGGCCGCTCTTCCATTTATACACGCCATAAAGGTAGAAAATCCTTCAGAAACGGAAGAGCGGGATTCGCCTGTCCGGGGCCTGCTGGTTCGCGGGCTTTGCATTTCGGACTGCCGAAAACCGCTCCTTCCCGATCATTGACAAAATAACTCAAGCCAATGGATGAATTATTGTACAAAGTAGCCATCACCCTGATCCCCAACGTGGGGCCGGTGACCACCCGCAACCTGGTCAGTTACTGTGGAGGCGTAAAAGCGATATTCGAAGCCCGGAAACGGGAGTTGCTCAAAGTGCCGGGAATAGGCCCCCACATTGCCGACAACATCGTCAACCAGGACGTCCTGGGGCGGGCCGAAGAAGAATTGCGCTTCATTGACAAACATGGCATCCGGGCCCTGTTCTATCTGGATGATGACTACCCCCGGCGGCTGCGGCATTACCCCGACAGCCCGGCTGTTCTCTATTATAAAGGCAGCGCCGACCTCAACGCCGGGCGCGTTGTGGCCATCGTGGGCACCCGCAGCCCTTCCGTGCACGGCGTCCATACCTGCGAAGAAC
This genomic window contains:
- a CDS encoding SH3 domain-containing protein codes for the protein MSKKPGLLPKVEIFVIGIFFIGFMMWAVSKCSSTQRRYKQQAAFDAAEQARADSMERLSTDIVPLDTSIQPINPEPQVEKVRVPILYVIVNGVNMRTGPGLNNRIVDRLKLYDEVEFLGEVSDSTQEIKLGENLVTNEPWVKVKTRKGQQGWVYGACVDYYKHELEGVETE